A stretch of Elusimicrobiota bacterium DNA encodes these proteins:
- a CDS encoding type III pantothenate kinase: MLLAIDIGNTNITLGLFDRDKLKSSWRLATNHASTADEYGLKILGLLRHENIDPAAVAGAVLASVVPPLTGFWMELCRRYLGVEALVVDAGVKTGMSIRYDDPKSVGADRVVDAVAAFRLYGGPACIVDFGTATTFDAISENGDYLGGAIAPGIGVATESLYKRTAKLPRIEIARPPSVIGKNTVHSMQAGVLFGYVGLIEGIVSRFRKELGPSMKVVGTGGLLDLIAAETPVIEIKAPWLTLDGLRLIYEMNMPQAKYPPKQKKAVNLTGAR, from the coding sequence ATGCTGCTGGCCATTGATATCGGCAACACCAATATCACCCTGGGTCTCTTTGACCGGGACAAACTGAAAAGCTCCTGGCGCCTGGCCACGAATCATGCCAGCACAGCCGATGAATACGGGTTGAAAATTCTGGGCCTGCTCCGTCACGAAAACATCGACCCCGCAGCCGTCGCCGGAGCGGTCTTAGCCTCGGTTGTGCCGCCGTTAACCGGATTTTGGATGGAACTTTGCCGCCGTTACTTGGGCGTTGAAGCGCTGGTCGTGGATGCCGGCGTTAAAACAGGAATGAGCATCCGCTATGACGATCCCAAAAGCGTGGGCGCGGATCGAGTGGTGGATGCGGTGGCCGCTTTCCGACTTTACGGCGGACCGGCTTGCATCGTTGATTTCGGCACAGCCACCACCTTTGACGCGATCTCGGAAAACGGCGACTATTTAGGCGGCGCCATCGCCCCCGGAATCGGCGTCGCCACAGAATCCTTGTACAAGCGCACGGCTAAACTGCCGCGCATCGAAATCGCCAGGCCGCCGTCCGTCATCGGGAAAAACACCGTTCATTCCATGCAAGCGGGCGTGCTCTTCGGCTATGTGGGCCTGATTGAGGGGATCGTGAGCCGTTTCCGAAAGGAGTTGGGCCCGAGCATGAAAGTGGTGGGCACGGGCGGCCTCCTCGATCTGATTGCCGCGGAAACGCCGGTCATTGAAATCAAAGCGCCCTGGTTGACTCTTGACGGGTTGCGCCTGATTTATGAAATGAATATGCCGCAGGCAAAATACCCTCCCAAGCAAAAAAAAGCCGTGAATTTAACGGGGGCCCGATGA
- a CDS encoding tetratricopeptide repeat protein, which translates to MRRLLIITFFLAAGSRFAWVASSAIQEEEPFPRISMHHYLKYMLYQRSDEPEKALTELILAYQTNPMAYELLEEIVEVALDLRQIEIARVYSQIARQIKPRDASSLYLEAQVLQAMGRTKEALRALLEARALKPQDPNILLGLISLYASLDDRRNALQYLDSYLNVSPPNADLLKIKGYYEMESNNPESMHSYRRAFEEDPDDAETVDGMINAYKKFGKLDELWGYLNRALSEDPQNSPLRLKLCAVQEDEESKRSCLMEVLEQEPDNIQAMGLLLDMLEKTEAWDEALAVLHEHPGIARREAVFALKESFYLLHLDNLRAAVGVLEERQKLFPDNHDIAYFLALGYEDLGEYAKAKNTLAELYKKKPDWQEMAYAYALICGELEDYACMESVLNDLYYRMPDDPVFSNALGFTWAEMGKNLDEAHRLVAKAVQADPKNPSYQDSMAWVLFKMGRTKEALEILERTAQDSHEPEIMLHLSQLQSKGGKDREAWLSYFSAKFEMNKSRKKSVRLLSHIAVLEPMLDKKFKPRPAEIFTRQIATAQDGFAGQFRCEFAANNKQALRVKMALSLPKDSGQIKVLYWPPGMMTPLNSEDVAANLPQSREFLAEFESALQEFFARHSWLNKEKHSRLRWKIMNDYSVRAKGPHLRLEFMDFYRELSLNSAQGTKGGLVPRTIKLDGRLIRATCEALDYVKE; encoded by the coding sequence ATGCGTCGACTACTGATCATCACCTTTTTCCTTGCCGCCGGCAGCCGGTTTGCCTGGGTCGCATCCTCTGCCATCCAAGAGGAGGAGCCGTTCCCGCGCATTTCCATGCACCACTACCTTAAATACATGCTTTATCAGCGCTCCGACGAGCCCGAAAAAGCCCTGACCGAGCTCATTCTGGCCTATCAGACCAATCCCATGGCCTACGAATTGCTTGAAGAAATCGTGGAAGTGGCCCTGGACTTGCGCCAAATCGAAATCGCCAGGGTTTATTCCCAAATCGCCCGGCAAATAAAACCCAGAGACGCCTCAAGCCTCTATCTTGAAGCCCAGGTGCTCCAAGCCATGGGCCGCACCAAAGAGGCGTTGCGGGCTCTCTTGGAAGCCAGAGCGCTCAAACCCCAGGACCCCAACATTCTTCTGGGCCTGATTTCCCTTTACGCTTCACTCGATGACAGGCGCAACGCGCTGCAATACCTTGACTCCTATCTGAACGTTTCCCCGCCCAACGCCGACCTCCTCAAAATCAAAGGCTACTACGAAATGGAATCAAACAACCCGGAATCCATGCACAGCTACCGCCGGGCCTTTGAAGAGGACCCCGATGACGCGGAAACCGTCGACGGCATGATCAACGCCTATAAAAAATTCGGGAAACTCGACGAACTTTGGGGTTACCTCAACCGCGCGTTGAGCGAAGACCCGCAAAATAGCCCGTTACGCCTGAAACTCTGCGCCGTTCAAGAGGACGAGGAGAGCAAACGCAGCTGTCTGATGGAGGTTTTAGAGCAGGAACCGGATAATATCCAGGCCATGGGCCTGTTGCTCGATATGCTGGAGAAAACCGAGGCCTGGGATGAGGCGCTGGCCGTGCTGCACGAACACCCCGGAATCGCCCGACGAGAAGCCGTCTTCGCGCTGAAAGAAAGCTTTTACCTGCTTCATCTGGATAATCTTCGGGCCGCGGTCGGCGTTTTAGAGGAACGGCAAAAACTGTTCCCGGACAATCACGATATCGCTTATTTTTTGGCTTTAGGCTACGAAGACCTGGGCGAATACGCCAAAGCCAAGAATACCCTGGCCGAGCTCTATAAGAAAAAACCCGACTGGCAGGAAATGGCTTATGCCTATGCCTTGATCTGCGGGGAGCTCGAGGATTACGCGTGCATGGAGAGCGTCTTAAACGATCTTTACTACCGCATGCCGGATGACCCGGTTTTTTCGAATGCCCTGGGATTCACCTGGGCTGAGATGGGCAAAAACTTGGATGAAGCCCATCGGTTGGTCGCCAAAGCGGTCCAAGCAGACCCCAAAAATCCGTCCTATCAAGACAGCATGGCTTGGGTGCTTTTTAAAATGGGCCGCACGAAGGAAGCGCTTGAAATCCTTGAGCGCACCGCCCAAGACAGCCATGAGCCTGAAATCATGCTGCACTTGAGCCAACTCCAAAGCAAAGGAGGCAAAGACCGGGAAGCCTGGCTTTCCTATTTCTCAGCCAAATTCGAAATGAACAAAAGCCGCAAAAAAAGCGTGCGGCTTCTCTCCCATATCGCTGTTCTTGAGCCGATGCTGGATAAAAAATTCAAACCCCGGCCCGCGGAAATCTTCACGCGTCAAATCGCGACGGCCCAGGATGGATTCGCCGGACAGTTTCGATGCGAATTCGCGGCCAATAACAAACAGGCCCTGCGCGTTAAAATGGCGCTGAGCCTGCCCAAAGACAGCGGGCAGATCAAAGTTTTGTATTGGCCGCCCGGAATGATGACGCCCTTAAACAGCGAGGATGTCGCCGCTAATTTACCCCAAAGCAGGGAATTTTTAGCTGAATTTGAGTCCGCTCTTCAAGAATTTTTCGCCCGCCACTCGTGGCTGAACAAAGAAAAACACAGCCGCTTGCGCTGGAAAATCATGAACGACTACTCCGTGCGCGCAAAAGGACCGCATCTACGCCTAGAGTTCATGGATTTTTACCGGGAATTAAGCCTTAATTCGGCGCAGGGAACCAAAGGGGGGCTGGTGCCGCGCACCATCAAATTGGACGGCCGCCTCATCCGCGCCACCTGCGAAGCCCTGGACTACGTCAAAGAGTAA
- a CDS encoding GAF domain-containing protein has translation MLGLFHYRILCDVLSNVHLLRDRQAVADFVLMKVAQALNAEGGTIFLMNEGGLLTPSAAYGAPLETLKSITFPVGQGLVGWVVRFKEPLKVDDVKSDARFSGAADRRTNFDTRSVVAAPILFGEKVEGAIEFLNKKDGRFTDADLELISILGREIGSAFEKAALEENVRRNTALEWAVNNFHAGVIVADPNNMILTANARAREILNTESFQLAAGGRLDELANSWPELAHSINQVIETTLPIARQETQRYPSKIVGFSCVPVTDREGTLAGAALLLQDITPAAARSASN, from the coding sequence ATGTTAGGACTTTTTCATTACCGGATTCTCTGCGATGTTTTGAGCAATGTGCACCTGCTGCGGGATCGCCAGGCCGTAGCGGATTTCGTGCTGATGAAGGTCGCGCAGGCGCTTAATGCCGAGGGCGGAACGATTTTTTTGATGAATGAGGGGGGTTTATTGACGCCATCGGCCGCCTATGGAGCCCCCTTGGAAACGCTCAAATCCATCACTTTTCCCGTGGGGCAGGGTTTGGTGGGGTGGGTGGTTCGATTCAAAGAGCCTCTCAAAGTGGATGATGTCAAAAGCGACGCCCGTTTTTCCGGCGCAGCGGACAGGAGGACCAATTTTGATACGCGTTCGGTGGTGGCCGCCCCCATTTTATTCGGCGAGAAAGTGGAAGGCGCCATCGAATTTTTAAACAAAAAGGACGGCCGTTTTACGGACGCCGATCTTGAGTTGATTTCCATCCTGGGCCGTGAAATCGGCTCGGCGTTCGAAAAAGCCGCGTTGGAAGAAAACGTTCGCAGAAATACCGCTCTTGAGTGGGCCGTGAATAATTTTCATGCAGGCGTGATCGTGGCCGATCCCAATAACATGATTTTAACGGCCAATGCCCGGGCTAGGGAGATTTTAAACACCGAATCCTTTCAACTGGCGGCCGGGGGCCGTCTCGATGAGTTGGCGAATAGTTGGCCGGAATTGGCCCATTCGATCAATCAAGTGATCGAGACCACTCTGCCCATCGCCCGGCAGGAAACCCAGCGTTACCCGTCTAAAATCGTGGGGTTTTCCTGCGTTCCCGTGACGGATCGAGAGGGCACGCTCGCCGGCGCCGCTCTTTTATTGCAGGATATTACCCCGGCAGCGGCCCGCTCAGCGTCGAATTAG
- a CDS encoding DUF4139 domain-containing protein, with product MKRIPWILVAFLCFIRWASAVDVTVYNQNLGLVRETRNFRLNKGTNEIKVTDVAAQIDPTSVHFKSLTAPEAVSVIEQNFQYDLISQDKLLERYLGKEIELERFLGASGEKREVIRGTLLSNYGGRVLQVGAKVYVNPPGNPILPELPEGLLTKPTLLWTASSQKGGSHDCEISYLTGGLNWRADYVLVTNPQDDHMDLNAWVTIDNHSGATYKDAKLKLVAGDVHRAEEARAMHGVARKALMVAEASADQFTEKSFFEYHLYTLGRRTTLGQNETKQIEMASAADVPLKKLFIYDGAQNVGYEYNEYYRTEPGYGTQGHKKVWVMLEFKNSKDNNMGMPLPKGKIRVYKKDTDGALEFIGEDLIDHTPKDEKIRVRMGNAFDVVGERKRTAYQSDVNKRWFQESFEIILRNHKDSDITVAVAEHLYRWTNWKVLESSQKWTKKDAQTIEFEVPVKKDAESVVRYSVKYSW from the coding sequence GTGAAACGAATACCATGGATTCTGGTCGCGTTTTTGTGTTTTATTCGATGGGCCTCGGCGGTTGACGTCACGGTTTACAATCAAAATTTGGGCTTGGTCAGGGAAACCAGAAATTTTCGCCTCAATAAAGGGACGAATGAAATCAAAGTCACGGACGTGGCGGCCCAAATCGATCCGACCAGCGTTCATTTTAAAAGCCTGACCGCGCCTGAGGCGGTTTCCGTCATCGAGCAGAATTTTCAGTATGACTTGATCAGCCAGGACAAGCTCCTGGAGCGTTATCTGGGCAAGGAAATCGAGCTGGAGCGTTTTTTAGGAGCGAGCGGCGAAAAAAGAGAGGTTATTCGAGGGACGCTGCTGTCTAATTACGGCGGCCGAGTTCTTCAAGTGGGCGCCAAGGTGTACGTGAATCCTCCCGGCAACCCAATTTTACCCGAGCTCCCCGAAGGGCTGCTCACGAAACCCACCTTGCTGTGGACGGCGTCGAGCCAAAAAGGCGGCTCCCATGATTGCGAAATCAGTTATTTGACCGGCGGTTTGAATTGGCGCGCTGATTATGTGCTGGTGACGAATCCTCAGGATGACCATATGGATTTAAACGCCTGGGTGACGATTGATAATCATTCCGGCGCTACGTACAAAGACGCGAAGTTGAAACTGGTGGCCGGGGACGTTCATCGCGCCGAGGAGGCTCGGGCGATGCACGGTGTGGCCAGGAAGGCGTTGATGGTTGCGGAGGCCTCGGCTGATCAATTTACGGAAAAATCATTTTTTGAATACCATCTCTACACGCTCGGCCGCCGGACGACGCTGGGGCAAAACGAGACGAAGCAGATTGAGATGGCCTCGGCCGCCGATGTGCCCTTAAAGAAATTGTTTATTTACGACGGGGCCCAAAATGTCGGCTACGAATACAATGAATATTACCGGACTGAGCCCGGCTACGGAACCCAGGGCCATAAAAAGGTTTGGGTGATGCTTGAGTTTAAAAATTCAAAGGACAACAATATGGGCATGCCCTTGCCCAAAGGCAAGATCCGGGTGTACAAGAAGGACACGGATGGGGCCCTGGAGTTCATCGGCGAGGATTTAATCGACCATACGCCCAAGGATGAAAAAATCCGGGTGCGCATGGGCAATGCTTTCGACGTGGTCGGCGAAAGAAAACGCACGGCTTATCAATCGGATGTCAACAAGCGCTGGTTCCAGGAGTCATTTGAAATTATCTTAAGGAATCATAAGGATTCCGATATTACGGTTGCGGTGGCGGAGCATCTTTACCGTTGGACCAATTGGAAAGTGCTGGAGTCGTCCCAGAAATGGACCAAAAAGGACGCGCAAACCATCGAGTTTGAAGTCCCGGTCAAAAAAGACGCAGAATCCGTTGTTCGATATAGCGTCAAGTATTCTTGGTGA
- the coaBC gene encoding bifunctional phosphopantothenoylcysteine decarboxylase/phosphopantothenate--cysteine ligase CoaBC translates to MTTIASCPPLENKRLVLGVTGSIAAYKAAYLASRFTQAGASVDVILTSSAAKFITALTFQSLTGRPVFTDSDLWGAQAHVLHVGLAKNADALIIAPATASRLAKLAHGLADDLLGLTALSAQCPIVAAAAMDAGMWMNAAVQDNVRLLKKRGVILIDPEDGRLASGLTATGRMAEPGRIFGRLRYCLSRRGPLRGKKFLITAGPTQEPIDPARVLTNRSSGKQGFALAQAALDQGAEVTLIAGPVALATPEGAARLNVNSAQDMADAVLNELERADVLIMAAAVADFKPKRQETKKIKKEHGLRVIELETTADILLEAGLRRRRQGSPKIIIGFAAETENLLTNAKAKMKAKGLDLIVANDVAGPDAGFDVDTNKVTLLTPDRPPVHLPLASKAETAQQIIERAAALLNQAN, encoded by the coding sequence ATGACCACGATTGCTTCCTGTCCCCCGCTTGAGAATAAACGCCTGGTCTTAGGCGTCACCGGCAGCATCGCCGCTTATAAAGCCGCCTATTTGGCCAGCCGTTTCACTCAGGCCGGAGCCTCGGTGGACGTGATTTTAACCTCATCCGCGGCCAAGTTCATCACGGCGCTGACGTTTCAATCGCTCACCGGCCGTCCTGTTTTTACGGATTCGGATTTATGGGGCGCCCAAGCCCATGTCCTGCACGTGGGTTTGGCCAAAAATGCCGACGCTTTGATCATTGCCCCGGCCACAGCGAGCCGGTTGGCCAAGCTGGCCCATGGACTGGCGGATGATTTGCTCGGCCTGACCGCGCTCTCGGCGCAATGCCCCATTGTCGCGGCCGCGGCCATGGATGCAGGCATGTGGATGAATGCCGCCGTCCAGGATAATGTCCGGCTTCTTAAAAAACGCGGCGTGATTCTCATTGATCCCGAAGACGGCCGGCTCGCCTCAGGCCTGACGGCAACCGGCCGGATGGCTGAGCCCGGCAGGATTTTCGGACGCCTGCGTTATTGCTTGAGCCGCCGAGGCCCGCTTCGGGGAAAAAAATTTCTCATTACCGCAGGCCCGACCCAGGAGCCCATCGATCCGGCGCGCGTGTTGACCAACCGGTCTTCGGGTAAACAGGGGTTCGCCCTGGCCCAAGCGGCCCTGGACCAGGGGGCCGAGGTCACGTTGATCGCCGGGCCGGTTGCCTTGGCCACGCCGGAAGGAGCCGCGCGCCTCAACGTCAACAGCGCTCAAGACATGGCCGACGCGGTGCTTAATGAATTAGAACGGGCGGATGTCCTGATTATGGCTGCAGCCGTGGCTGATTTCAAACCGAAACGCCAAGAAACAAAAAAAATAAAAAAAGAACATGGTTTGCGCGTCATCGAGCTTGAAACGACCGCAGATATTCTTCTTGAAGCCGGGCTCCGTCGACGGCGACAGGGATCGCCTAAAATCATCATCGGGTTCGCCGCGGAAACCGAAAATTTATTGACCAATGCCAAAGCCAAAATGAAGGCTAAAGGCCTGGATTTAATCGTGGCCAACGACGTCGCAGGGCCTGACGCCGGGTTCGACGTCGACACAAACAAAGTCACGCTCCTGACCCCGGACCGGCCCCCTGTCCATCTTCCCCTGGCCTCAAAAGCCGAAACCGCTCAACAAATTATCGAGCGGGCGGCGGCCTTGCTCAATCAAGCGAATTAA
- the alr gene encoding alanine racemase, translated as MANHSSTHSKWVEVDLNELQANARSIRKELGPGVKFLAAVKSNAYGHGLEAIVRRLASENLCDAFGIWSATEAKRVLGIAPVKPIQAALLAPALDHPADLAPLVRRGAWLTLDREELMRSYTQAARLAKKKARIFVDLDLGLGRWGAKPKNAITLVRSMLKRPDLEMIGIATHIDYLPGLNKTEAEIKLGHFLQAAKEIEAMVKRPLIKTCANTSVFLDFPAWRLDMARIGNLLYGVNPTPTPFPVKNIWSFKAKILSVQSLRRGETVGYGSEFLALNPMKVASVACGFADGLTMEPAHRFIRLTSPSRYWAKWQDKELPIVGRVGLGHALLDISKAPNIKSGDTVELPVRRTAASMDVPRLYR; from the coding sequence GTGGCCAATCACAGCTCAACACACTCGAAATGGGTTGAGGTTGATTTAAACGAACTCCAGGCCAATGCCCGGTCCATCCGCAAAGAGCTGGGTCCCGGGGTTAAATTCCTGGCTGCCGTTAAATCAAACGCGTATGGCCACGGACTTGAGGCCATTGTCCGGCGGCTTGCATCGGAAAATTTATGCGATGCTTTCGGCATCTGGTCCGCGACCGAGGCCAAACGCGTCCTTGGGATTGCTCCGGTAAAACCCATTCAGGCCGCCTTGTTGGCGCCTGCGCTCGATCATCCCGCTGATCTGGCCCCTCTCGTTCGCCGAGGCGCCTGGCTCACTTTGGATCGTGAAGAATTGATGAGGTCGTATACTCAGGCCGCCCGCCTGGCCAAAAAGAAAGCGCGGATTTTTGTCGATCTTGACCTGGGACTGGGCCGCTGGGGCGCCAAACCCAAAAACGCCATCACCCTGGTCCGCTCCATGCTCAAACGGCCGGACCTGGAGATGATCGGCATTGCCACGCATATTGATTATCTTCCCGGTTTAAACAAAACCGAAGCTGAAATCAAATTAGGCCATTTTCTCCAAGCAGCCAAGGAAATCGAGGCTATGGTCAAACGACCGCTGATTAAAACCTGCGCCAACACATCCGTTTTTTTGGATTTTCCGGCTTGGCGCTTGGATATGGCCAGGATCGGAAATTTGCTCTACGGCGTCAATCCCACGCCGACCCCGTTTCCCGTCAAAAATATCTGGTCCTTTAAAGCCAAAATTTTATCCGTCCAAAGCCTGCGCCGGGGAGAAACCGTGGGTTACGGCAGCGAATTTCTGGCTTTAAACCCGATGAAAGTGGCGTCGGTGGCCTGCGGATTCGCCGACGGCTTGACCATGGAGCCCGCGCATCGGTTCATCCGGCTAACCTCGCCGTCGCGCTATTGGGCCAAATGGCAGGATAAGGAATTGCCCATTGTGGGCCGCGTGGGTCTGGGCCACGCATTGTTGGATATCAGCAAAGCCCCGAACATCAAATCCGGAGACACCGTCGAACTTCCCGTGCGCCGCACCGCGGCCTCCATGGACGTGCCCAGACTCTACCGCTGA
- a CDS encoding MBL fold metallo-hydrolase — MATLEIRQLELGPLANFVYLLADAQAKKALVIDPAWDVPAIHKRLEAEGWALDGIFLTHNHFDHINGVGQVLAFADVPIYIHKEDAGPLDQDFRKSMRVLSGGESVPLGQLKLNFLHTPGHTEGSLCLKVDNHLVTGDTLFVRGCGRVDLPSSDPEKMYSSLKKIATLDGQVLVFPGHNYGPTPTAPLDQEKKDNPYMQLALNSTLKEFLRVIAP; from the coding sequence ATGGCGACGCTTGAAATACGGCAGCTTGAACTGGGGCCCCTAGCTAATTTCGTTTATCTGCTGGCGGACGCGCAGGCGAAAAAAGCCCTGGTTATCGATCCAGCCTGGGACGTGCCGGCCATCCATAAAAGGCTCGAGGCCGAAGGCTGGGCCCTTGACGGTATTTTCCTCACGCACAATCACTTCGATCACATCAACGGGGTCGGCCAGGTTCTCGCGTTTGCGGACGTCCCCATTTATATTCACAAGGAAGACGCCGGCCCATTGGATCAAGATTTTCGAAAAAGCATGAGGGTTCTTTCCGGTGGGGAAAGCGTGCCTCTGGGCCAATTGAAACTCAATTTTCTCCACACGCCCGGACACACCGAGGGCTCCCTTTGCCTGAAAGTCGACAACCATCTGGTTACCGGCGACACGCTGTTTGTGCGCGGCTGCGGGCGGGTCGACTTGCCCAGCTCCGATCCGGAAAAAATGTATTCCTCGCTCAAAAAAATCGCGACGTTGGACGGGCAGGTCTTGGTGTTCCCCGGGCACAATTACGGACCGACCCCGACCGCTCCCTTGGATCAAGAAAAAAAAGATAACCCGTATATGCAACTCGCCTTAAATTCAACGCTGAAAGAATTCCTGCGCGTCATCGCTCCCTGA
- a CDS encoding SpoIID/LytB domain-containing protein: MIALLLVLSAFPSFAQIADDAARAKNEGNVHFFRAQFARAESAFRYVLARDLNDKESRISLALSLEAQEKHREAFAVWTALNAEAGSIDPFILYHLGRNHLMQGNFSLAQESWTKAVGFLTPPENDSEQALLRLITLMLAVTQHISKDYGGSNANLDYLAEQERVSLGAARYLEGMNCQHLKRAPCALEKLRLALSIDPTQQEARRFLADIQAGYGDIDSAYLDARRYLSAEKDPAYEKIFKAYAAHTLKPVDVLLADRETGFATAWPRLVKDALTERSPALRVGLFATANGEPQALSELSIIAGSSFSVTLAQEGDLAKGKTDESWRVLFLSTPTAMIALLKGNQEFRVANSVLFKTDDPARGSFLIKGARPWGLTESIRSDLQVRGHVLIVARQEGFFAINEIGLEEYLFGVLPYEIGGSSPEEALKAQAILARSYALWRRDQDRYHARKNHPFDACDQVHCQVYKGFLGETQSANEAVRATFGQVVKKDDVFFQIWYHASCGGLLRDGDRKDLRPGAHSLAPGLDAAQSMAQLNPQQLTQFLEFAPFQKTGAQWCFETAPRFSWVRFLSMEQLAQKARNAYPEIGYLKSVAIEERGFDGRVRRIRLSGNKSSRIIDEDFAIRQALAPGALRSAQFTMIPIRINKEQRYFLFIGRGYGHGRGACQVGMINQGKEKISAAQILNHYYPDAKIEHAY, from the coding sequence TTGATCGCGCTTCTCCTTGTTTTATCCGCGTTTCCCTCCTTCGCGCAAATCGCCGATGACGCCGCCCGGGCCAAGAACGAAGGCAACGTTCATTTTTTCCGGGCCCAATTCGCCCGCGCCGAAAGCGCGTTCCGCTACGTTCTGGCGCGGGATTTAAACGATAAGGAATCCCGGATTTCCCTGGCTTTAAGCCTGGAGGCTCAAGAAAAACACCGGGAAGCCTTCGCCGTCTGGACGGCGCTCAATGCGGAAGCCGGCTCTATCGACCCCTTCATCCTCTACCATCTGGGCCGCAATCATCTGATGCAAGGCAATTTCTCCCTCGCCCAGGAGTCTTGGACCAAGGCCGTGGGGTTCTTGACGCCGCCGGAAAATGATTCGGAACAAGCGCTGCTTCGGCTCATCACATTGATGCTGGCCGTGACCCAGCATATCAGCAAAGATTACGGCGGATCCAATGCCAATTTAGATTACTTAGCCGAGCAGGAACGGGTCTCCTTGGGAGCGGCCCGGTATTTGGAAGGCATGAATTGCCAGCATTTAAAAAGAGCGCCCTGCGCGCTCGAAAAACTGCGCCTCGCCCTGAGCATCGACCCCACACAGCAAGAAGCCCGCCGTTTTTTAGCCGATATCCAAGCCGGGTATGGGGATATCGACAGCGCTTATCTTGACGCCCGGCGTTACCTTTCGGCGGAAAAAGACCCGGCTTACGAAAAGATTTTCAAAGCCTACGCCGCCCACACCTTAAAACCCGTGGATGTGTTGTTGGCGGACCGGGAAACGGGTTTTGCCACGGCTTGGCCCAGGCTGGTCAAAGACGCCCTGACCGAACGAAGCCCGGCCCTGCGCGTCGGACTCTTTGCAACAGCCAACGGCGAACCGCAGGCGCTTTCCGAACTCAGCATAATCGCCGGGTCCTCATTTTCCGTCACCCTGGCGCAAGAAGGCGACTTGGCCAAAGGAAAAACGGATGAAAGTTGGCGCGTGCTGTTTCTATCCACGCCTACGGCCATGATCGCTCTGCTGAAAGGAAACCAGGAATTTAGAGTGGCCAACAGCGTTCTCTTTAAAACCGATGACCCGGCCCGCGGAAGCTTCCTGATCAAAGGAGCCCGGCCATGGGGCCTGACCGAATCCATCCGCTCCGATCTTCAGGTCCGCGGCCATGTCTTGATCGTCGCCCGACAAGAAGGATTCTTCGCGATCAACGAAATCGGGCTTGAAGAATACCTATTCGGCGTTTTGCCCTATGAAATCGGCGGGTCGAGCCCGGAAGAAGCCTTGAAAGCCCAAGCCATCCTGGCGCGATCCTATGCGCTCTGGCGCCGGGACCAGGATCGCTACCATGCCCGGAAAAATCATCCCTTCGACGCCTGCGATCAGGTTCACTGCCAGGTGTACAAGGGTTTTTTAGGCGAAACCCAATCCGCCAATGAAGCGGTGCGCGCCACCTTCGGGCAAGTCGTCAAGAAAGACGATGTCTTTTTTCAAATCTGGTACCACGCCAGCTGCGGGGGCTTGCTGCGCGACGGCGACAGAAAGGACTTGCGGCCGGGCGCCCATTCTTTGGCGCCCGGTCTTGACGCCGCACAATCGATGGCTCAGTTAAACCCGCAGCAATTGACCCAATTCCTCGAATTCGCCCCCTTCCAAAAAACCGGGGCGCAGTGGTGCTTTGAAACGGCGCCACGATTTTCCTGGGTCCGCTTCCTCAGCATGGAGCAACTCGCCCAAAAAGCGCGCAACGCCTACCCGGAAATCGGCTACCTCAAATCCGTAGCCATTGAGGAACGCGGCTTCGACGGACGCGTCCGAAGAATCCGGCTGTCGGGAAACAAATCAAGCCGCATCATTGATGAAGATTTCGCCATCCGCCAAGCCCTGGCTCCGGGGGCGCTGCGCTCGGCGCAATTTACCATGATCCCCATCCGCATCAACAAAGAACAACGCTACTTTCTGTTCATTGGACGGGGCTACGGCCACGGCCGGGGCGCGTGTCAAGTCGGCATGATCAATCAAGGCAAAGAAAAAATCTCCGCCGCGCAAATCCTGAACCATTACTATCCCGACGCCAAGATTGAACACGCGTATTAA